Proteins co-encoded in one Desulfoplanes formicivorans genomic window:
- the fmt gene encoding methionyl-tRNA formyltransferase, which translates to MVENQTTRRKKIVFMGTPGFAAVILDDLLAYTGGEVVGVYTQPDRPCGRGQVCKPSEVKQLALEKGLPVYQPEHFKEEQDRRVLADLNPDLLVVAAYGLILPQTVLDIPPLGAINVHASLLPKWRGAAPIQRAIMNGDHVTGITIMQMEKGLDSGPILLQRAMGIGINDTAESLHDDLAAMGGKLLVEALSKLDQGLIHPQIQAHDLATYAPKLQKSEGLVDWNRPVQEVHDQIRGLFPWPGTWFFWERKPGKTVKLTLYPGSIGDPVAQGTLPGTFLGMRGDNLAIACKDREYLLSTIKPAGGKPLEAKSFFCGYLSSVC; encoded by the coding sequence ATGGTTGAAAACCAAACGACGCGACGCAAAAAAATAGTCTTCATGGGCACGCCCGGATTTGCGGCCGTGATCCTGGACGACCTCCTTGCCTATACAGGTGGGGAGGTCGTTGGTGTTTACACCCAGCCTGACCGGCCCTGCGGCCGGGGCCAGGTCTGCAAACCTTCCGAGGTCAAGCAGCTGGCCCTGGAAAAGGGATTGCCCGTGTACCAGCCGGAGCATTTCAAAGAGGAACAGGATCGTCGGGTTTTGGCCGATCTCAATCCCGATCTGCTGGTGGTGGCGGCCTATGGGCTTATTCTGCCCCAAACGGTTCTGGACATTCCTCCCCTGGGGGCCATCAATGTCCATGCCTCGCTTCTGCCCAAATGGCGCGGGGCCGCTCCGATTCAACGGGCGATCATGAACGGGGATCATGTCACCGGCATCACCATCATGCAGATGGAAAAGGGGTTGGATTCCGGCCCCATTCTTTTGCAACGGGCCATGGGCATCGGCATCAACGACACGGCCGAATCCCTGCACGATGATCTGGCCGCCATGGGCGGAAAACTGCTTGTGGAAGCCCTGTCCAAGCTGGATCAGGGGCTCATTCATCCCCAAATCCAGGCGCATGATCTGGCCACCTACGCGCCCAAGCTCCAGAAATCCGAAGGACTGGTTGACTGGAACCGTCCGGTTCAAGAGGTTCACGATCAGATTCGGGGGCTTTTCCCCTGGCCCGGCACCTGGTTTTTCTGGGAGCGCAAGCCGGGCAAGACGGTCAAGCTGACCCTGTATCCGGGTAGCATTGGTGATCCCGTGGCTCAGGGCACGCTGCCCGGAACCTTTCTGGGCATGCGCGGGGACAACCTGGCCATTGCCTGCAAGGACCGGGAATATCTCCTTTCCACCATCAAACCCGCAGGGGGCAAGCCCCTTGAAGCCAAGAGCTTTTTTTGCGGGTATTTGTCCTCGGTGTGTTAG
- a CDS encoding DUF116 domain-containing protein — protein sequence MSKKDQNLLALEDAIESTYVARKRLFIGLITGTSVLICLILVFLWLIPTVGLGSIHPVVPWIFGSVILMAILLVAWSSLALVLNILLGRKVFLSRKMRGLTIKLFLPLMTMLGRFLNIPKAKIRASFIKVNNELVLGENKQYLSRDMLMLMPHCLQNSRCKIRLTYDINNCKRCGKCPIAGLLNLSDTYGVTLAIATGGTIARRIVVQNKPKFIIAVACERDLASGIQDVYPLPCFGVLNQRPYGPCLDTQVPLEHVEWAIKRFLKKDANRERNVHPTPGTGSDKEQA from the coding sequence ATGTCCAAAAAAGACCAGAATCTCCTAGCCCTGGAAGACGCCATCGAATCCACGTATGTGGCCAGAAAGCGTCTTTTTATCGGCCTGATCACCGGGACATCGGTGCTCATCTGTCTGATTCTGGTTTTTTTGTGGCTCATCCCCACGGTGGGGCTTGGCTCCATTCACCCTGTTGTCCCCTGGATTTTCGGCTCGGTGATCCTTATGGCCATCCTTTTGGTGGCCTGGTCCTCCCTGGCCCTTGTGCTGAACATCCTGCTGGGCAGAAAAGTTTTTTTGTCCCGGAAGATGCGCGGGCTGACCATCAAGCTTTTTTTGCCCCTCATGACCATGCTCGGGCGGTTTCTGAACATTCCCAAGGCAAAGATCCGGGCTTCCTTCATCAAGGTGAACAATGAGCTTGTTCTGGGAGAAAACAAGCAGTATCTGTCTCGGGACATGCTCATGCTTATGCCCCATTGTCTGCAGAACAGCCGGTGCAAGATCCGCCTGACCTACGACATCAATAACTGCAAACGTTGCGGCAAATGTCCCATTGCCGGCCTGCTGAATCTGAGTGATACCTACGGGGTCACCCTGGCCATTGCCACAGGAGGGACCATTGCCCGGCGTATTGTGGTGCAGAACAAACCCAAATTCATCATTGCCGTGGCCTGCGAGCGGGATCTGGCCAGCGGTATCCAGGATGTCTATCCCCTGCCCTGTTTTGGAGTTCTGAATCAGCGTCCGTACGGCCCCTGCCTGGATACCCAGGTGCCTCTGGAGCATGTGGAGTGGGCCATCAAGCGATTTCTGAAAAAAGACGCCAACCGTGAACGCAACGTCCACCCCACGCCGGGCACTGGCTCTGACAAGGAACAGGCCTGA
- the hisS gene encoding histidine--tRNA ligase, translating into MSKIQKIKGFADLFPPESDKFVFMEQTARDIFSRYGCQEVRLPLVEKTELFARSIGEETDVVQKEMYTFPDRKNRSLTLRPEATAGVVRAFIENKIHSLHPIAKLFTCGPMFRYERPQKGRMRQFHQINVEVLGTDAPQADAELMFMVWSYLKGLGLDKLSIEINSLGCRECRPVFHERLTSFLEGLDQSRLCEDCQRRASTNPLRVLDCKVPTCKELVKDAPKISDSLCPGCRDHFDTVLSILDQAGLAYEHNERLVRGLDYYQRTTFEVVSHDIGAQASVAGGGRYDGLIRQLGGPDLPGLGFACGMERLALLLDKIGSPQLDFFLAVLDQQALNKAMIIAQNLRDKGFAGEVSFEAKSVKSLLRQANKLGVKTCLLLGPEELEKDQIIVKDMATGAQKAVSQNDLEQALGLQC; encoded by the coding sequence ATGTCCAAAATACAAAAGATCAAGGGATTTGCCGACTTGTTCCCTCCGGAAAGCGACAAATTCGTGTTTATGGAGCAGACAGCCCGGGACATTTTTTCCCGATACGGCTGTCAGGAAGTGCGGCTTCCCCTGGTGGAAAAAACCGAGTTGTTTGCCCGGTCCATTGGCGAGGAAACCGATGTGGTCCAAAAAGAGATGTATACCTTTCCGGACCGCAAAAACCGTTCTCTGACCCTTCGACCCGAGGCGACCGCCGGGGTGGTCCGGGCGTTTATCGAAAACAAGATCCATTCCCTTCACCCCATTGCCAAGCTGTTCACCTGCGGTCCCATGTTCCGGTACGAACGTCCCCAAAAGGGACGCATGCGTCAATTCCATCAGATCAACGTCGAAGTTCTGGGGACCGATGCGCCCCAGGCCGATGCCGAGCTCATGTTCATGGTCTGGTCGTACCTCAAGGGGCTGGGGCTGGACAAGCTGTCCATTGAGATCAATTCCCTGGGATGCCGCGAGTGTCGACCGGTTTTTCATGAGCGGCTGACCTCTTTTCTGGAAGGTCTTGATCAGTCCCGGTTGTGTGAGGACTGCCAGCGACGGGCGTCCACCAATCCCTTGCGGGTTCTTGATTGCAAGGTTCCCACGTGCAAAGAGCTGGTCAAGGATGCTCCGAAAATCAGCGATTCCCTGTGCCCGGGGTGTCGGGACCATTTTGACACGGTCCTGTCCATTCTGGATCAGGCCGGCCTTGCCTACGAGCACAATGAACGGCTGGTCAGGGGATTGGACTATTACCAGCGAACCACCTTCGAGGTCGTGTCCCATGACATCGGAGCCCAGGCCTCTGTGGCCGGCGGAGGGCGGTACGACGGGCTGATCAGGCAGCTCGGTGGCCCTGATCTCCCGGGACTGGGCTTTGCCTGCGGCATGGAGCGTCTTGCCCTGCTCCTGGACAAGATCGGTTCGCCTCAGCTTGATTTTTTCCTGGCCGTGCTGGATCAGCAAGCCCTGAACAAGGCCATGATCATTGCCCAGAACTTGCGGGACAAGGGGTTTGCCGGGGAGGTCAGTTTCGAGGCCAAGTCTGTCAAGAGCCTTTTGAGGCAGGCCAACAAGTTGGGGGTCAAGACCTGTCTTTTGCTGGGTCCCGAAGAGCTGGAAAAGGATCAGATCATTGTCAAGGACATGGCCACGGGCGCCCAGAAGGCGGTCAGCCAGAATGATCTCGAACAGGCGTTGGGATTGCAGTGTTAA
- a CDS encoding transcription antitermination factor NusB — MKSFSSDSLPLARQVALQAIYRCLYKHQDLQFALDQALDTPRLSHRDKGLATELAYGYVRNKTRSDFLVTFFLRSPDKLPRVFMLVLGMAAYELAFLDRIPAYATVDWAVQGIKLSWGKRLAGVANAVLRRIGDLGPAVHEPDWYRQDDPDTVTFLTRYYSCPEWIVRLWLESYGMDTACEVLEGSIARPALGLRCGPDMDPESLALEVQDLLLARCGRSLALQQSFDHLDELLRQGQVSRQSYAAQMALSALEPLSWPTPIWDACCGRGGKSMALLEQGCFPVWASDLHTGRLAGMQQECRRTGRRIPLFRASAKETPPFRTPPGTILLDVPCSGLGVLARRPDSKWKRTPRDVSALMATQKAILENAWNVLPTGGVIAYITCTLNPAENQDQIARLCKRHRNATIVREYATKSREGLGEFFYAVTVRKA, encoded by the coding sequence ATGAAATCCTTTTCTTCTGATTCTCTTCCTTTGGCTCGCCAGGTGGCCTTACAGGCGATATATCGCTGCCTGTACAAGCATCAGGATCTCCAGTTCGCCCTTGACCAGGCCCTTGATACACCGCGTCTTTCTCACAGGGACAAGGGGTTGGCCACGGAACTGGCCTATGGGTACGTGCGTAACAAGACGCGGTCGGATTTTCTGGTGACCTTTTTTTTGCGATCACCGGACAAGTTGCCCCGTGTTTTCATGCTTGTGCTGGGCATGGCCGCCTATGAACTGGCCTTTTTGGACCGGATCCCCGCGTATGCCACGGTGGATTGGGCCGTCCAGGGGATCAAGCTCTCGTGGGGGAAACGGCTGGCTGGTGTTGCCAATGCCGTACTCAGAAGGATCGGTGATCTTGGCCCAGCGGTTCACGAGCCTGATTGGTACCGTCAGGATGATCCGGATACCGTGACCTTTTTGACCCGCTACTATTCCTGCCCTGAGTGGATCGTGCGCCTTTGGCTGGAAAGCTACGGGATGGACACCGCCTGCGAGGTGCTGGAAGGGTCCATTGCCCGTCCGGCCCTTGGCTTGCGATGTGGCCCGGATATGGATCCCGAAAGCCTTGCCCTAGAGGTTCAGGATCTTCTGCTGGCCCGGTGCGGCAGGAGCCTTGCCTTGCAACAATCTTTCGATCATCTGGATGAGTTGCTGCGTCAGGGGCAGGTTTCCCGGCAGAGTTATGCCGCGCAGATGGCCCTGAGTGCCCTTGAACCCCTGTCGTGGCCCACCCCCATTTGGGATGCCTGCTGTGGTCGTGGCGGAAAAAGCATGGCCCTTTTGGAACAGGGCTGCTTCCCTGTCTGGGCCAGTGATCTGCACACGGGCCGATTGGCCGGCATGCAACAGGAATGCAGGCGTACGGGGAGGCGTATTCCCCTGTTTCGGGCTTCGGCCAAAGAGACTCCGCCCTTTCGTACCCCTCCGGGAACCATTCTCCTGGACGTGCCCTGTTCCGGTCTGGGCGTGCTGGCAAGACGTCCCGACAGCAAGTGGAAGCGCACACCCAGGGATGTCAGCGCATTGATGGCAACCCAAAAGGCCATCTTGGAGAACGCCTGGAACGTTCTGCCCACAGGAGGGGTCATTGCCTACATAACCTGCACGTTGAACCCGGCGGAAAATCAAGACCAGATTGCTCGATTGTGCAAACGCCACAGGAATGCGACCATTGTCAGGGAATATGCAACAAAAAGCCGGGAAGGCCTGGGGGAATTTTTCTACGCAGTAACAGTGCGCAAAGCATGA
- the def gene encoding peptide deformylase, producing MNKKIVTYPDPILAQKSVPVADITQEVRTLADDMVETMYSNDGIGLAAPQVAENIRLVTVDISGPKERDDLRILINPEIVESSGTTESEEGCLSVVGYRAKVKRAARVGVKALDLDGNPLEIEAQDLLAICLQHEIDHLDGILFIDHISRLKRTLYEKKLAKWLKTKRRDAKK from the coding sequence ATGAATAAGAAAATAGTGACCTATCCCGATCCCATTCTGGCTCAAAAGAGCGTGCCTGTTGCGGACATCACCCAGGAAGTGCGGACCCTGGCTGATGACATGGTCGAGACCATGTACTCCAACGACGGGATTGGTCTGGCCGCTCCTCAGGTGGCCGAAAACATCCGTTTGGTGACAGTGGACATTTCCGGCCCCAAGGAACGGGATGATCTGCGCATTCTGATCAACCCGGAGATTGTGGAGAGCTCCGGAACCACCGAGTCTGAAGAAGGATGCCTGAGCGTGGTCGGGTACCGGGCCAAGGTCAAACGCGCGGCCCGGGTGGGGGTCAAGGCCCTGGATCTGGACGGCAATCCTCTGGAGATTGAAGCCCAAGACCTTTTGGCCATTTGCCTGCAGCACGAAATCGATCACCTTGACGGCATATTGTTCATTGATCATATCAGTAGACTCAAACGAACACTTTACGAAAAGAAGCTGGCAAAATGGTTGAAAACCAAACGACGCGACGCAAAAAAATAG
- the aspS gene encoding aspartate--tRNA ligase encodes MDERRTDLQLDTLDGWKRTHTCAQLRATDVDQEVCLMGWVQYRRDHGGIIFIDLRDRTGLTQIKFSPEEHPEIHEKAGHLRTEFVLAVKGTVLARPDDMINPNMATGEIEVLVSAFKLLNTSKTPPFLIEDRVDVSENLRLKYRYLDLRRPRLAKNLVLRHKTAQSVRRYLDDLGFIETETPILTRSTPEGARDFLVPSRVNQGSFYALPQSPQLFKQLLMVGGLERYYQIVKCFRDEDLRADRQPEFTQIDIEMSFVEEEDVMTMAEGMMQTVFRDTLGIEIPTTFERMTYDQAMETYGVDKPDLRFGLPLKDVTSIVRGSGFRLFAKAELVKALKVEGGSVLSRKEIDDYTDFVRIYGAQGLAWIKIKEDTWQSPIAKFLSDEERAGLTKTLGLKPGDIVFFQAGAPDMVNAALGNLRLKLGERFDLIDKDAYRFVWITDFPMLEWNADEKRWTAMHHPFTCPQEGHLEYLKTDPGKARAKAYDMVLNGNEIGGGSIRIHSTELQQEVLAALGIGEQEAEDKFGFLLHAMEYGAPPHGGIAFGLDRLIMLLGDVDSIRDVIAFPKTQKATCLLTDAPNAVDRNQLRELGLRLRETSKSE; translated from the coding sequence ATGGACGAACGACGCACCGACTTGCAACTTGATACACTTGACGGCTGGAAACGAACCCATACCTGTGCGCAGCTGCGTGCAACGGATGTGGACCAGGAGGTCTGCCTCATGGGGTGGGTTCAGTACAGGCGTGACCACGGCGGGATCATTTTCATTGATCTGCGGGACAGGACCGGCCTGACCCAGATCAAGTTTTCCCCGGAAGAACATCCGGAAATCCACGAGAAAGCCGGCCATTTGCGCACGGAATTTGTCCTGGCCGTCAAGGGGACGGTTCTGGCCCGGCCCGATGACATGATCAATCCCAACATGGCCACCGGTGAGATCGAGGTTCTGGTCAGTGCCTTCAAGCTGCTCAATACGTCCAAGACGCCTCCCTTTCTCATTGAGGACCGCGTGGACGTGTCCGAAAACCTGCGCCTCAAGTACCGGTATCTGGATCTGCGTCGCCCCCGGTTGGCCAAAAATCTTGTGCTGCGACACAAGACGGCCCAGAGTGTGCGTCGTTACCTGGACGACTTGGGCTTCATTGAGACGGAAACTCCCATTCTGACCCGCAGTACACCCGAAGGGGCCAGGGACTTTCTGGTGCCCAGCCGGGTCAATCAGGGATCCTTCTATGCCCTTCCCCAGTCTCCCCAGCTGTTCAAGCAGCTGCTCATGGTGGGCGGGCTGGAACGGTACTATCAGATCGTGAAATGCTTTCGGGACGAGGATCTGCGCGCCGACCGGCAGCCGGAATTCACCCAGATCGATATCGAGATGTCCTTTGTGGAAGAAGAGGACGTCATGACCATGGCCGAGGGCATGATGCAGACCGTGTTCAGGGACACTCTGGGGATTGAGATTCCGACCACCTTTGAACGCATGACCTATGACCAGGCCATGGAGACCTACGGGGTGGACAAGCCGGATCTGCGATTCGGTTTGCCCTTAAAGGACGTGACCTCCATTGTGCGCGGTTCGGGATTCCGGCTGTTTGCCAAGGCCGAGCTGGTCAAGGCATTGAAGGTCGAAGGCGGTTCGGTGCTTTCCAGAAAGGAAATTGATGATTATACGGATTTTGTGCGTATCTACGGGGCCCAGGGGTTGGCATGGATCAAGATCAAGGAAGACACCTGGCAGTCGCCCATTGCCAAATTTTTAAGTGACGAGGAACGAGCCGGGCTGACCAAGACCCTGGGACTTAAGCCCGGAGACATCGTCTTTTTTCAGGCAGGCGCGCCGGACATGGTCAATGCGGCCTTGGGCAATCTCCGTCTCAAACTGGGCGAACGCTTTGATCTCATTGACAAGGATGCGTACCGTTTCGTCTGGATCACCGACTTTCCCATGCTTGAATGGAATGCCGATGAAAAACGGTGGACCGCCATGCACCACCCGTTTACCTGCCCCCAGGAAGGTCATCTGGAATATTTGAAGACTGATCCGGGCAAGGCCCGGGCCAAGGCCTATGACATGGTCTTGAACGGCAATGAAATCGGAGGCGGATCCATCCGCATCCATTCGACCGAGTTGCAGCAGGAAGTGCTTGCGGCTCTGGGTATTGGCGAGCAAGAGGCCGAAGACAAGTTCGGGTTCCTGCTCCACGCCATGGAATACGGTGCTCCTCCCCACGGAGGAATCGCCTTTGGCCTGGACCGTTTGATCATGCTCCTTGGGGATGTTGACTCCATCAGGGACGTGATCGCCTTCCCCAAAACCCAGAAGGCCACCTGTCTGTTGACCGATGCCCCCAATGCGGTGGATCGGAACCAGCTTCGGGAACTGGGCCTGCGGCTTCGGGAAACCTCCAAGAGTGAATGA